One Candidatus Paceibacterota bacterium DNA segment encodes these proteins:
- a CDS encoding LemA family protein, with the protein MMWLIIILAVVALWFALSYNGFVTLRNRVKEAWSDIDVQLKRRYDLIPNLVETVKGYAAHEQETFNRVIQARSQAMQAQSVAEHGAAENQLTGALKSLFALSEAYPQLRAVESFTKLQDELTDTEDKIQAARRFYNSTVMSLNTKVEQFPSNIIANLFSFKKEEFFEIEDAAQRETVKVQF; encoded by the coding sequence ATGATGTGGCTTATTATTATCCTTGCGGTTGTCGCGCTGTGGTTTGCGCTTTCGTATAACGGGTTTGTGACGCTTCGTAACCGTGTGAAAGAGGCGTGGTCAGATATCGATGTGCAGCTCAAGCGTCGCTACGACCTCATTCCTAATCTCGTAGAGACGGTGAAGGGTTACGCGGCGCACGAGCAGGAGACATTCAATCGCGTCATTCAGGCTCGCTCGCAAGCGATGCAAGCGCAGAGCGTTGCGGAACATGGTGCCGCAGAGAACCAGCTCACGGGCGCCCTGAAGTCATTGTTTGCGCTTTCTGAAGCATATCCGCAACTACGCGCGGTTGAGTCGTTTACCAAGCTGCAAGACGAGCTCACTGATACCGAGGATAAAATCCAAGCCGCTCGCCGCTTCTATAACTCAACGGTCATGTCGCTAAATACGAAGGTTGAACAATTCCCTTCAAATATTATTGCGAACCTCTTTAGCTTCAAGAAAGAAGAGTTCTTCGAGATCGAGGACGCAGCACAGCGCGAAACCGTGAAGGTGCAGTTCTAA
- a CDS encoding sulfite exporter TauE/SafE family protein has product MHTYTFHVSGTHCASCKIFIEDTLSELDFVSRVHVDLGKETVLVEASTTLGPDGLANLLTQKVASHGYALSVERAVRVTQSGDPLWKALGVGFSFLFLFVLLQKSGILNFGFGGAITPTTSFLIGLIASVSSCLAVVGGLVLSLSAKISQDNVSDTKTFTLFHIGRVIGFAMLGGVLGAVGGVLGVNFTVTAILGIVASLVMISLGLNLLGVLSKNKLTLSPGIFSFFKNIEHTTLAPLALGLATFFLPCGFTQAMQISALSSGSFTSGMSIMFMFALGTLPVLALLSFGSASLAHGKYSSLFFKSAGVVVVGLGLLSLLAGLAALGIINPLFTI; this is encoded by the coding sequence ATGCATACGTATACATTTCATGTTTCTGGTACGCACTGTGCTTCGTGTAAAATCTTCATTGAGGATACATTAAGCGAACTAGACTTTGTGTCTCGAGTTCATGTGGATCTTGGGAAAGAAACGGTACTCGTTGAAGCATCTACCACTTTGGGCCCCGATGGCCTTGCGAACCTCCTTACTCAAAAGGTCGCATCACATGGATACGCACTCTCTGTGGAGCGCGCGGTGAGGGTAACGCAGAGCGGTGATCCTCTGTGGAAGGCTTTGGGAGTCGGTTTTTCCTTCCTATTCCTTTTTGTTCTTCTTCAAAAATCGGGGATATTGAACTTTGGCTTTGGTGGGGCGATAACGCCAACGACCAGTTTTCTCATCGGGCTTATTGCGTCTGTTTCAAGCTGCTTGGCGGTGGTCGGGGGCCTCGTTTTGTCATTGTCTGCAAAGATATCCCAAGATAACGTAAGCGATACAAAAACTTTCACCCTATTTCATATCGGTCGAGTCATAGGCTTTGCCATGCTCGGCGGCGTCCTTGGGGCAGTCGGCGGCGTCCTTGGTGTTAATTTTACGGTAACCGCGATATTGGGCATCGTCGCGTCACTCGTTATGATTTCGCTGGGGCTCAATCTTCTCGGAGTGCTCTCCAAGAACAAGCTTACACTGTCGCCGGGCATTTTTAGTTTTTTCAAAAATATAGAGCACACAACGCTTGCCCCATTAGCCCTTGGTCTTGCGACGTTCTTTCTGCCGTGTGGGTTTACTCAGGCGATGCAAATTTCTGCGCTGAGTAGTGGATCATTCACATCCGGCATGTCGATTATGTTTATGTTTGCTCTCGGTACGCTTCCAGTGCTTGCGCTTCTCTCATTCGGATCAGCATCATTAGCGCATGGGAAATACTCATCCTTGTTCTTTAAATCAGCGGGAGTTGTTGTTGTTGGCCTTGGCCTCCTCTCTCTCCTTGCTGGACTTGCGGCGCTTGGTATTATTAATCCTCTCTTCACTATATAA
- the dnaG gene encoding DNA primase yields the protein MPDHVAEIKSRLDIVDVITGYIQIQRSGVNFKARCPFHNEKTPSFYISPERQSWHCFGCSKGGDMFSFVQDIEGVEFPEALRMLAQKAGVTLEYTQHKLHSEKTRLLDIHERATKFFEAQLWNGNAGARALAYLRDRGLTDDTIRTFRIGYAPNDWHALSTYLTSCGYTRQEIIASGVAVPKDGRSYDRFRGRIMFPIADVNGRVIAFTARVLPGTDDVGAKYINTPQTALYDKGSVLFGLDKARLAIRHEGSCVLVEGNMDVIMSHQAGAMNTVATSGTALTPQQLKLIHRYTQTIDFCFDADQAGEQALRRGIGLALAQEFTVRALRLSGEHMKDPADYVREHGNEAWLAIAKDAQPIMDFYIARAEATLPLGSADGKKQALSLLGPMIRRMTSRVEQDHWTKRVAQLVRSDEAAVRADLATIRDDLEEYARPEVPTVPAAAPATLRGSALDDALLTFAFVHPAVVAAEEPMLTKATIDPVLRDALLAIARSTPESLRAPEAFTLIDPESRFSLDALYMRAHEVWSGVSERELSFFFRTMLARAHTELVRSQLRDLESAIRDAEARKDVQEVTLLAGRAATLTQQLALFSV from the coding sequence ATGCCAGACCATGTTGCCGAAATTAAATCACGACTCGACATTGTCGACGTGATTACTGGATATATCCAGATTCAGCGCTCTGGCGTCAATTTCAAAGCGCGTTGTCCGTTTCACAACGAAAAGACCCCATCATTTTATATTTCTCCCGAGCGCCAATCATGGCACTGCTTCGGGTGTTCAAAAGGGGGCGACATGTTTTCGTTTGTGCAGGATATCGAGGGAGTGGAATTTCCCGAAGCGCTCCGCATGCTTGCGCAGAAGGCGGGCGTTACGCTCGAGTATACACAGCATAAATTACATTCCGAGAAGACGCGCCTCTTAGATATTCACGAGCGCGCCACAAAGTTCTTTGAAGCACAACTCTGGAATGGAAATGCGGGCGCTCGTGCGCTTGCATATCTCCGTGACCGCGGGCTTACTGACGATACCATCCGTACGTTTCGCATCGGGTACGCGCCAAACGACTGGCATGCACTCTCGACCTATCTCACTTCATGTGGGTATACGCGTCAGGAGATTATCGCAAGTGGCGTGGCCGTACCAAAAGACGGTCGCTCCTATGATCGTTTTCGGGGGCGTATTATGTTCCCGATTGCTGATGTGAATGGTCGAGTTATTGCATTTACTGCACGCGTGCTCCCAGGCACTGATGACGTCGGTGCAAAATACATCAATACGCCGCAGACGGCTCTCTATGACAAGGGCTCCGTGCTCTTTGGCCTTGATAAGGCGCGCCTGGCTATCCGTCACGAAGGTTCATGTGTGCTGGTAGAGGGGAACATGGACGTGATCATGTCGCACCAAGCTGGTGCTATGAACACGGTTGCAACTTCCGGCACTGCGCTGACTCCACAGCAACTCAAGCTCATTCACCGCTACACGCAGACTATCGATTTCTGCTTCGATGCAGATCAGGCGGGCGAGCAGGCTTTACGTCGTGGTATTGGACTTGCTCTCGCGCAAGAGTTCACTGTCCGCGCCCTTCGTTTGAGTGGCGAGCACATGAAAGACCCCGCGGATTACGTGCGGGAACATGGCAATGAAGCGTGGCTGGCTATCGCAAAGGATGCGCAGCCGATCATGGATTTCTACATTGCCCGTGCAGAGGCGACGTTACCGCTCGGAAGCGCTGACGGTAAAAAACAAGCACTCTCTTTGCTCGGCCCGATGATTCGTCGTATGACGAGTCGCGTGGAGCAAGATCACTGGACGAAGCGCGTTGCGCAACTGGTTCGTAGTGATGAAGCTGCGGTGCGCGCTGACCTTGCCACTATTCGAGATGATCTTGAAGAGTATGCGCGCCCTGAGGTCCCCACTGTTCCTGCGGCAGCTCCGGCAACGCTTCGCGGCAGTGCGCTTGATGATGCACTACTCACGTTTGCCTTTGTGCATCCTGCGGTGGTGGCGGCCGAGGAACCGATGCTTACGAAAGCAACCATTGATCCTGTACTGCGCGACGCGCTCCTTGCTATCGCGCGTAGTACACCGGAATCACTGCGTGCGCCGGAAGCATTTACGCTCATTGATCCAGAGTCTCGTTTCTCTCTCGATGCGCTGTACATGCGCGCGCATGAGGTGTGGAGTGGCGTGAGTGAACGGGAGCTCTCATTCTTCTTCCGCACTATGCTTGCTCGTGCACATACCGAACTTGTCCGATCTCAGCTTCGCGATCTTGAATCCGCAATCCGTGATGCCGAGGCGCGCAAGGACGTCCAGGAGGTAACACTTCTCGCCGGCCGTGCCGCAACGCTCACGCAGCAACTTGCTTTGTTTTCCGTTTAA
- a CDS encoding metal-sensitive transcriptional regulator translates to MKYMDESAKARVVRRLKLLEGQVRGLQKMIVQDTYCIDVITQTSAVKQGLSNVEDLLLENHLDHCVHHQMQSGQAKKAKEEIIKVYKLKRK, encoded by the coding sequence ATGAAATACATGGACGAAAGTGCTAAGGCTCGCGTAGTGCGGCGCCTTAAGCTTTTGGAAGGGCAGGTGCGAGGGTTGCAAAAAATGATCGTGCAGGACACTTACTGCATCGATGTTATTACTCAGACCTCTGCAGTAAAGCAGGGGCTTTCGAATGTTGAAGATCTGCTACTTGAGAACCATCTTGACCATTGCGTACATCATCAGATGCAATCAGGCCAGGCAAAGAAGGCAAAAGAGGAAATTATAAAAGTATATAAACTGAAAAGAAAATAA
- a CDS encoding M48 family metallopeptidase, whose translation MTQTLYEHRDANIRTTWALMTGFLVFVIGIGFLFSQAFQAPEILYIAVLFSMVSNIVAFWFSDRIALSMSGARPVSREENVRLHRMVENIAITAGLPMPRLYIIPGAQINAFATGRNPQKAAVAVTRGALEKLDDNELEGVLAHELSHIGNRDMLVGTVAVVLAGVISILADIGLRAGLHGRSSDSNSKQGGAALLIIALIAAILAPIAATLIRLAVSRKREYLADASGALLTRYPEGLASALEKIGADSAPMPNAHNATAHLFLANPFKGKDALSWFTKLFMTHPPVADRVRALRGMEQGRDAP comes from the coding sequence ATGACGCAGACACTCTACGAGCATCGTGATGCAAATATTCGCACGACATGGGCGCTCATGACCGGCTTTCTTGTGTTTGTTATTGGAATCGGCTTTTTGTTTAGCCAGGCGTTCCAAGCACCCGAAATTCTCTACATCGCCGTGCTCTTTAGCATGGTGAGCAACATCGTTGCGTTCTGGTTTTCAGATCGTATCGCACTGAGCATGTCAGGGGCTCGCCCAGTTTCGCGCGAAGAAAATGTGCGCTTGCACCGTATGGTGGAGAACATTGCCATCACGGCTGGGTTGCCGATGCCGCGGCTCTACATTATCCCTGGAGCGCAGATCAACGCTTTTGCTACGGGGCGAAACCCACAAAAGGCTGCAGTCGCGGTGACGCGAGGTGCGTTGGAAAAGCTTGACGATAACGAACTTGAAGGGGTCCTTGCGCACGAACTCTCTCACATTGGGAATCGAGACATGCTTGTGGGGACGGTTGCCGTGGTGCTCGCGGGAGTCATTTCGATCCTCGCGGACATTGGCCTTCGCGCAGGACTCCACGGCCGTTCTTCTGATAGCAATAGCAAACAAGGTGGTGCGGCGCTCCTCATCATTGCGCTCATTGCTGCCATTCTTGCGCCGATTGCCGCAACACTCATCCGCTTAGCTGTTTCACGCAAGCGAGAGTATCTCGCTGATGCATCGGGCGCGCTTCTTACGCGCTACCCGGAAGGACTTGCAAGCGCATTAGAAAAAATTGGCGCTGACAGTGCGCCAATGCCGAACGCCCATAACGCAACGGCACATCTTTTTCTCGCAAACCCATTTAAAGGCAAGGATGCGCTTTCGTGGTTTACAAAACTCTTTATGACACATCCTCCTGTCGCTGACCGCGTTCGCGCACTGAGAGGAATGGAGCAGGGCCGCGATGCTCCTTGA
- a CDS encoding TspO/MBR family protein: MLRSHSFLRLVIAIGASQLAGILGSFFTMSAIPEWYRYLLKPAIAPPNWVFGLVWTTLFILMGVAAWLVWERGARRRDVRIALGLFLIQLGLNTLWSVVFFGLQNPGAAFVEILILIIAILATMRAFYPISRLAALLLAPYIAWVSFAAYITWSIYQLNTPLT, encoded by the coding sequence ATGTTACGCTCACACTCTTTTCTAAGACTTGTTATCGCTATCGGTGCTTCGCAGCTCGCGGGTATCCTGGGCTCGTTCTTTACTATGAGCGCCATACCGGAATGGTACCGGTATCTTCTCAAGCCCGCCATTGCCCCGCCAAATTGGGTGTTCGGTCTCGTGTGGACCACCCTATTCATTTTGATGGGTGTTGCGGCATGGCTTGTGTGGGAACGGGGAGCGCGTCGTCGTGACGTGCGTATAGCCCTCGGCCTTTTTCTTATCCAGCTTGGCCTGAATACGCTCTGGTCGGTTGTATTCTTTGGGCTTCAAAATCCCGGGGCTGCTTTCGTGGAAATCCTCATACTCATCATTGCTATTCTCGCAACAATGCGGGCTTTTTATCCCATTTCCCGTCTTGCTGCGCTGTTGCTGGCGCCCTATATCGCATGGGTGAGCTTTGCCGCCTATATTACTTGGAGCATTTATCAACTGAACACCCCGTTGACATAA
- a CDS encoding heavy metal translocating P-type ATPase yields the protein MTHTQTYNVKGMHCASCSSVIEKAVRKVPGVESVAVNFGTEKAKISFDPSKTNPHDVSKHIEPLGYSLEVPSSAEEMGMSESEHAAHTGINQSKKEKLAEVADMRTKVLSAGPIALFAAFVMGWDILAQYGRVSAMGDVLGEFVHHLLPVMATYILFVVGKPYLLGVYRFVRFGKANMDTLIGIGTVTAFLYSFAVSAFEDVLRPFVNVEHQYYDVTIVVITFIALGKYLEARSKIKTGDAIEKLLNLQAKTALVMRDGKEVEVSVNDVRHGDFIIVKPGAKIPVDGVVTEGSSFVDESMVTGEPMPVQKQGGDSVVSGTLNTSGSFVFRATKVGSETLLAQIIKMVEDAQGSRAPIQALADKISAVFVPIVLLIAFLTLAIWLMVGSQYMGFSQALSFGLVSFVGILVIACPCALGLATPTAIIVGVGKGAKEGILVKDAATLEKLHQVNTVVVDKTGTITKGKPTLVDVINLSRMSDDELVAVVASLEKKSEHPIAHAITQYAHENALNMLEVGGFSIVEGKGLRGTINAVEYFVGNTKLVGDLGLTFDATALDRFTSQGKTPVILATRDAVLGFVMVADEIKPEAQRAIADLHQLGIDVVMLTGDDEKTAQYIASLVGIDDVIAQVLPHDKLEKIRTLQSRGRIVAMAGDGVNDAPALAQADVGIAMGTGTDVAIESAGITLLGGDISKLVKAVKLSKITMRGIKQNLFWAFIYNVVGIPLAAGVFYPFFGWMLNPAFAGFAMAMSSVSVVSNSLRIKSKNI from the coding sequence ATGACGCATACACAAACCTATAATGTGAAAGGAATGCACTGCGCCTCGTGCTCATCGGTGATTGAGAAAGCGGTCCGCAAGGTTCCCGGCGTTGAGTCGGTTGCAGTAAATTTTGGCACCGAGAAGGCAAAGATTTCTTTTGATCCATCAAAAACAAACCCGCACGATGTTTCGAAGCATATTGAGCCACTCGGCTATTCTTTAGAAGTTCCTTCTTCTGCAGAAGAAATGGGCATGTCTGAGAGCGAGCATGCCGCACACACAGGTATCAATCAGTCAAAAAAAGAAAAACTTGCGGAAGTCGCCGATATGCGGACGAAGGTACTCTCTGCTGGCCCAATAGCGCTTTTTGCGGCATTTGTTATGGGTTGGGATATATTAGCCCAATACGGTCGCGTTAGCGCTATGGGTGATGTGCTGGGGGAGTTCGTTCATCATCTTCTCCCCGTGATGGCGACGTACATTCTCTTTGTAGTGGGGAAACCATATCTCCTTGGCGTTTATCGGTTCGTTCGCTTTGGTAAAGCGAACATGGACACGCTTATTGGCATTGGGACAGTGACCGCATTTTTATATAGCTTTGCGGTCAGCGCCTTTGAAGATGTGCTGCGGCCGTTCGTGAACGTTGAGCATCAATACTATGATGTGACTATTGTCGTTATTACATTTATTGCTCTTGGGAAATATTTAGAAGCGAGGTCAAAAATAAAGACGGGTGATGCTATTGAAAAGCTCCTCAATCTACAGGCAAAAACTGCACTCGTTATGAGGGATGGTAAAGAGGTCGAAGTCTCTGTCAACGATGTTCGTCACGGCGATTTTATTATCGTGAAACCCGGAGCGAAGATTCCAGTAGACGGAGTCGTCACAGAAGGCAGCTCATTTGTCGACGAGTCCATGGTCACCGGTGAACCGATGCCCGTTCAAAAGCAGGGCGGTGATAGTGTGGTTTCCGGGACTCTCAATACGAGCGGCTCATTCGTATTTCGAGCAACAAAAGTTGGATCCGAGACGCTCTTGGCTCAAATTATCAAAATGGTGGAAGATGCCCAAGGTAGTCGAGCTCCTATCCAGGCGCTTGCCGACAAGATTTCCGCGGTGTTTGTTCCCATTGTTCTCCTGATAGCATTCCTGACTTTGGCGATTTGGCTTATGGTCGGGTCTCAATATATGGGATTTTCGCAGGCGCTTTCATTTGGACTCGTCTCTTTCGTTGGTATTCTAGTTATTGCCTGCCCATGTGCTCTTGGGCTTGCTACCCCAACGGCGATTATTGTTGGCGTTGGTAAGGGGGCGAAGGAGGGAATTCTTGTTAAGGACGCGGCGACCCTTGAGAAATTGCATCAAGTGAATACGGTGGTTGTCGATAAAACAGGCACCATCACCAAGGGAAAGCCTACACTTGTTGATGTTATTAATCTTTCCCGTATGTCAGATGATGAGCTTGTTGCTGTCGTTGCTTCGCTAGAAAAGAAGTCCGAACATCCCATCGCCCATGCAATTACTCAGTATGCCCATGAGAATGCTCTAAACATGCTGGAAGTGGGCGGATTTTCGATCGTGGAAGGAAAGGGGCTTCGCGGGACCATAAATGCCGTTGAATATTTTGTTGGGAATACGAAGCTTGTAGGCGACCTAGGACTCACATTTGACGCTACGGCGCTGGATCGCTTTACCTCTCAAGGAAAGACACCGGTTATTCTTGCGACGCGCGACGCAGTACTCGGTTTCGTGATGGTTGCTGATGAAATAAAGCCTGAGGCTCAACGGGCGATCGCCGATCTTCACCAACTCGGTATCGATGTTGTGATGCTCACGGGAGACGATGAAAAGACGGCGCAATATATCGCCTCTCTTGTTGGCATCGATGATGTGATCGCACAAGTACTTCCCCATGATAAGCTGGAAAAAATCCGTACACTGCAATCACGGGGTCGCATCGTGGCCATGGCTGGCGATGGCGTCAACGATGCTCCGGCGCTGGCACAGGCAGATGTTGGTATCGCGATGGGCACGGGAACCGATGTCGCTATAGAGTCAGCCGGTATTACGTTATTGGGTGGAGACATCTCCAAACTTGTGAAGGCGGTGAAGCTTTCTAAAATCACGATGCGAGGCATTAAACAGAATCTTTTCTGGGCTTTCATTTACAACGTGGTTGGCATACCTTTGGCAGCTGGCGTGTTCTATCCATTTTTTGGGTGGATGTTAAACCCCGCATTTGCTGGATTCGCGATGGCGATGTCTTCAGTGTCTGTTGTGTCAAATTCGTTGCGTATAAAATCTAAAAATATATAA
- a CDS encoding 3'-5' exonuclease, with translation MADSFFDKPFAITDVETTGLDVRRHEIIEIGLVVVDQKTFKVLDELDLKVQPAHIETAEAGALKVNGYVPEQWTNAVPLADAMKQYSAKTRDAIFCAWNITFDWQFIEEAFRSTGVRDLLDYHRIDIPSIAWEKMRHKNSVKFRLSSLAEELGIPPEPEVHRAINGARLAADVFRKLLIPQDSLL, from the coding sequence ATGGCAGATTCTTTTTTCGATAAACCATTTGCGATCACTGACGTTGAAACAACGGGCCTTGATGTGCGTCGTCATGAAATCATCGAAATCGGTCTTGTAGTCGTCGACCAGAAAACATTTAAAGTGCTCGACGAACTTGATCTCAAGGTCCAGCCAGCGCATATTGAAACCGCAGAGGCGGGTGCGCTAAAGGTAAACGGTTATGTGCCAGAGCAGTGGACGAATGCCGTGCCCCTTGCCGATGCTATGAAACAATATAGCGCGAAAACGCGCGATGCAATTTTTTGCGCATGGAATATCACTTTTGACTGGCAGTTTATTGAAGAAGCCTTCCGTTCTACTGGAGTGCGTGATCTACTCGATTATCATCGCATTGATATTCCAAGTATCGCATGGGAAAAAATGCGCCATAAAAACAGTGTAAAATTTCGACTGAGTAGCCTTGCGGAAGAGCTTGGTATCCCGCCAGAGCCAGAAGTTCACCGCGCTATTAATGGCGCACGCCTCGCCGCGGACGTGTTCCGCAAGCTTCTGATCCCGCAGGACTCTCTGCTTTGA
- a CDS encoding sigma-70 family RNA polymerase sigma factor produces the protein MSESATLALIERGKTRGFVTQAEILSAFPTIEQDIIGLEALYERLEGENITVIESVSVFEETAAKEYEQKKKIEDEFSEGSSSDSVQMYLREIGKYPLLKGEEEIELAKRIERNDESARQKLALSNLRLVVSIAKKYVGRSANLSLLDLIQEGNIGLFKAVEKFDFRKGFKFSTYATWWIRQAITRALADQARTIRIPVHMVETINKYQQVVRRLVQELGRDPLPEEVAAEMDMDVDKVRHIIKISQDTISLETPVGDGKDEDSHLEDFIPDENALGPDVSAGRKILKKYIDEIIGDLSQREQKILDMRFGLTDGVTHTLEEVGKVFNVTRERIRQIEAKALEKIRQHENVERLKGY, from the coding sequence ATGAGCGAGAGCGCAACACTTGCGCTCATTGAGCGCGGCAAGACGCGTGGCTTTGTCACGCAAGCAGAGATTTTGAGCGCCTTCCCCACTATTGAACAAGACATTATTGGACTTGAAGCGCTCTATGAGCGACTTGAGGGAGAAAATATCACCGTCATTGAATCGGTAAGTGTCTTTGAAGAAACGGCAGCAAAAGAATACGAACAGAAAAAGAAGATTGAAGATGAGTTTAGTGAAGGCTCATCTTCTGATTCAGTGCAGATGTATCTACGCGAGATTGGCAAATACCCACTTCTTAAGGGCGAGGAAGAGATAGAGCTTGCCAAGCGCATTGAACGTAACGATGAATCGGCACGCCAGAAGCTCGCACTCTCAAACCTTCGTCTCGTCGTTTCTATCGCAAAGAAATACGTGGGCCGCTCCGCAAACCTCTCACTTCTAGACCTCATTCAAGAAGGGAACATCGGCCTCTTTAAAGCGGTGGAGAAATTTGATTTCCGCAAAGGGTTTAAATTCTCTACGTATGCGACATGGTGGATCCGCCAAGCGATCACCCGCGCGCTTGCAGATCAGGCGCGTACTATTCGTATCCCTGTGCACATGGTGGAAACCATCAACAAATATCAGCAGGTGGTGCGCCGACTGGTGCAAGAACTTGGCCGTGATCCACTGCCAGAAGAAGTTGCTGCAGAAATGGACATGGACGTAGATAAAGTGCGTCACATTATCAAAATCTCCCAAGACACCATCTCACTGGAAACGCCTGTGGGTGATGGTAAAGATGAAGATAGCCACTTAGAGGACTTCATCCCAGATGAGAATGCGCTCGGGCCAGATGTATCTGCGGGGCGTAAGATCCTCAAGAAGTATATTGATGAGATTATCGGGGATCTCTCACAGCGTGAGCAAAAGATTCTCGACATGCGTTTTGGTCTCACGGACGGCGTCACCCACACCTTGGAAGAGGTGGGGAAGGTGTTTAATGTGACGCGTGAACGCATTCGTCAGATTGAAGCAAAGGCACTGGAAAAGATCCGTCAGCATGAGAATGTTGAGCGTCTGAAGGGGTACTAG
- a CDS encoding cupredoxin domain-containing protein translates to MRIPTTLSIVLGTVLVVAAGVGSLVLLKNILEPKEAVSEQNVEIRDGIQYVTIKARGGYSPRQSRAQANIPTRLIVKTNGTYDCSLALVIRSIGYQKILSQTGEEVIDLGNPSPGTLQGLCSMGMYSFAIAFE, encoded by the coding sequence ATGCGCATACCCACGACACTCTCGATTGTTTTAGGAACCGTACTCGTCGTCGCCGCTGGCGTCGGATCGCTTGTGCTCCTGAAAAATATTCTCGAACCCAAAGAGGCGGTATCTGAGCAAAATGTGGAAATACGAGACGGTATCCAGTACGTCACCATCAAAGCACGTGGCGGGTATTCTCCGAGACAGTCGCGCGCGCAAGCAAACATACCCACGCGGCTCATCGTCAAGACTAACGGCACATATGATTGCTCTCTCGCGCTCGTGATTCGCTCAATCGGTTATCAGAAGATTTTATCCCAGACTGGTGAAGAGGTGATTGATCTGGGCAATCCATCCCCGGGAACGCTTCAAGGGCTCTGTAGTATGGGCATGTATAGTTTCGCTATTGCCTTCGAGTGA
- a CDS encoding YdeI/OmpD-associated family protein yields the protein MTRKNIATGVAHKVPEDLRAALLVSEAVQAAWNSITPLARNEWICWVISVKKSETRRDHIRRTCEDLAKGKRRPCCWAGCPHR from the coding sequence ATTACGAGAAAAAATATCGCAACCGGCGTGGCGCATAAGGTGCCCGAAGATCTCCGGGCCGCTCTCTTAGTGTCTGAAGCTGTGCAGGCTGCTTGGAATAGCATTACTCCACTTGCTCGCAACGAGTGGATTTGCTGGGTTATTTCAGTAAAAAAATCGGAGACGCGACGTGACCACATCAGGCGCACATGTGAGGACCTTGCGAAGGGAAAGCGGCGGCCATGCTGTTGGGCAGGGTGCCCACATCGATAA